One genomic window of Marinobacter arenosus includes the following:
- a CDS encoding phosphatase PAP2 family protein, which produces MALTSKASRFFNQADQREYAFCQAINGIARFPSALGYFQLVSRLGDGWFWYALILATPLIATGQGPALAVLMALTGLSCTLTYKLLKRWLVRERPFISFPSISCGTPPLDRYSFPSGHTLHAVCFQTMLTLVLPGLALVILPFTLSVAASRVVLGLHYPTDVAAGAVIGGLMGYASARYLLPDMLLLLPA; this is translated from the coding sequence ATGGCATTAACAAGCAAAGCATCTCGATTCTTTAATCAGGCGGACCAACGGGAATACGCGTTCTGCCAGGCCATCAACGGTATCGCGCGATTCCCGAGCGCGCTCGGCTATTTCCAACTGGTCAGTCGACTGGGCGATGGCTGGTTCTGGTATGCACTGATACTTGCCACCCCCCTGATCGCGACCGGTCAGGGGCCGGCACTGGCCGTGCTGATGGCACTCACCGGGCTTTCCTGCACCCTGACCTACAAGCTGCTGAAGCGCTGGCTGGTGCGGGAGAGACCTTTTATTTCCTTCCCATCCATCAGTTGCGGCACACCGCCTCTGGACCGGTACAGTTTCCCGTCCGGCCACACCCTGCACGCCGTCTGTTTCCAGACCATGCTAACCCTGGTTTTGCCCGGCCTGGCGCTGGTGATCCTGCCATTCACTCTCAGCGTTGCCGCATCCCGGGTGGTTCTGGGCCTGCACTACCCGACTGATGTTGCGGCTGGTGCGGTGATTGGCGGCCTGATGGGCTACGCCTCGGCCCGGTACCTGCTCCCCGACATGTTGCTACTGCTGCCGGCGTGA
- a CDS encoding NADP(H)-dependent aldo-keto reductase gives MQTRKLGNTDIDVSLICLGTMTWGEQNTEQDAFEQLDYATSQGVNFIDAAEMYPVPPRAETQGLTEACLGNWLAKRGRRDDLVIASKVAGPGNGLTYLRNGPRLTRAHIREACDASLQRLKTDYIDLYQVHWPDRTANFFGKLGYEHNPDETFTPIEETLGALDELVREGKIRHVGLSNETPWGTMEYLRLAREKGWPRPVSIQNPYNLLNRTFEVGMAEIAHRERVGLLAYSPLAFGMLSGKYLGEAWPEKGRLTLYERFTRYTSGRGMDATRAYVELARKHGLSPVQMALAYVNSRSFVTSNIIGATTMEQLRENIGSAAVELDSEVLEAIEAIHGDYTYPCP, from the coding sequence ATGCAAACGCGAAAGCTTGGCAATACCGACATTGATGTCAGTCTTATCTGCCTGGGCACCATGACCTGGGGGGAGCAGAATACCGAGCAGGACGCTTTTGAGCAGCTGGACTACGCCACGTCGCAGGGCGTGAATTTCATCGACGCGGCAGAAATGTACCCGGTCCCGCCCCGGGCCGAGACCCAGGGTTTGACCGAGGCCTGCCTGGGTAACTGGCTGGCGAAGCGGGGGCGCCGAGATGACCTGGTCATCGCCTCCAAGGTGGCAGGCCCCGGCAATGGCCTGACCTACCTCCGGAACGGGCCCCGGCTGACCCGGGCGCACATCCGGGAGGCCTGCGATGCCAGTCTGCAGCGTCTGAAGACGGACTACATCGATCTGTACCAGGTCCACTGGCCGGATCGCACGGCCAATTTCTTCGGCAAGCTGGGGTACGAGCACAACCCGGACGAGACGTTTACCCCAATTGAAGAAACCCTGGGTGCCCTGGACGAGCTGGTCCGTGAGGGCAAGATCCGCCATGTCGGCCTGTCCAATGAAACCCCATGGGGAACCATGGAGTATCTTCGCCTGGCCAGAGAGAAAGGCTGGCCACGCCCGGTCAGCATCCAGAATCCCTACAACCTGTTGAACCGAACCTTCGAGGTGGGTATGGCGGAAATCGCGCACCGGGAACGGGTCGGGTTACTGGCCTATTCGCCACTGGCCTTCGGCATGCTGTCCGGCAAGTACCTGGGCGAGGCGTGGCCTGAGAAAGGACGGCTGACCCTCTACGAGCGGTTCACCCGCTACACCAGTGGCCGCGGTATGGACGCGACCCGGGCATACGTGGAGCTGGCCCGGAAGCATGGCTTGTCGCCGGTGCAGATGGCGCTGGCCTACGTCAACAGTCGCAGCTTTGTCACCAGCAACATCATTGGTGCCACCACCATGGAGCAGCTGCGTGAAAACATTGGTTCGGCCGCCGTGGAGCTGGATTCGGAGGTGTTGGAGGCCATAGAAGCCATTCACGGGGATTACACGTACCCCTGTCCGTAA
- a CDS encoding glycosyltransferase family 4 protein, with amino-acid sequence MTETIQAKRREQHITIVSETFPPEINGVANTLRHLCQGLMQRGHRVTVIRPRQRHESKGSVAGAGRGLFSHEHVVTGLPLPGYADLRFGLVRSSRLRRLWKQDRPDAVYVATQGPLGVAAVTAARAMGVPVCSGFHTNFHRYSRYYGVGILERLLCAYGRWFHNRTAVTLVPTRKMEQTIAAMGIKPAGLWSRGVDCGRFSPHKRDHALRAEWGLNANDRAVIYVGRLAPEKNLRMAVACYERIRGLHPQARFILVGDGPLRRQLAERHPDYVFCGTQRGEDLARHYASGDLFLFPSKTDTFGNVVLEAMASGLAVVAFDDGAASEHLRHEENGMKAALPRDEDFVDSALRLADQPTLLNRIRAQARLDALELDWNSQIEQFEQLVFNQPAGVGYHGINKQSISIL; translated from the coding sequence GTGACCGAGACCATCCAGGCCAAGCGACGTGAACAACACATTACCATTGTTTCCGAGACCTTTCCCCCGGAAATCAATGGGGTGGCGAATACCCTGAGACACCTCTGCCAGGGACTGATGCAGCGTGGACACCGTGTCACCGTGATACGCCCCCGACAACGTCATGAAAGCAAGGGATCGGTGGCCGGCGCCGGTCGCGGCCTGTTCAGTCACGAGCATGTGGTTACCGGCCTGCCACTGCCGGGTTATGCCGATCTCCGCTTTGGCCTGGTTCGCAGCAGCCGTCTCAGAAGGCTCTGGAAACAGGACCGTCCGGATGCCGTCTACGTGGCAACGCAGGGGCCTCTGGGGGTAGCTGCGGTAACGGCGGCGCGGGCAATGGGCGTCCCCGTATGTTCCGGTTTCCATACGAACTTCCACCGTTACAGCCGCTATTACGGCGTGGGGATTCTCGAGCGGCTGCTGTGCGCCTATGGCCGCTGGTTCCACAATCGCACGGCCGTCACCCTGGTACCGACCCGCAAGATGGAACAGACCATCGCTGCCATGGGGATCAAACCTGCCGGCCTGTGGAGCCGCGGCGTCGACTGCGGCCGTTTCAGTCCTCACAAGCGGGACCATGCCCTGCGGGCGGAATGGGGCCTTAACGCCAACGATCGGGCAGTGATTTATGTGGGCCGCCTGGCACCGGAAAAAAACCTGCGCATGGCCGTCGCCTGTTACGAGCGGATTCGGGGCCTGCACCCACAGGCCCGCTTCATCCTGGTGGGCGATGGCCCCCTGCGGCGACAACTGGCTGAACGGCATCCGGATTACGTTTTCTGCGGCACTCAGCGTGGCGAAGACCTCGCCCGTCACTATGCCTCCGGTGACCTGTTTCTGTTTCCGAGCAAGACGGACACCTTCGGCAACGTGGTTCTCGAAGCGATGGCCAGTGGACTTGCGGTCGTGGCCTTCGACGACGGCGCGGCCAGCGAGCATTTGCGCCATGAAGAGAACGGCATGAAAGCCGCCCTGCCCCGGGATGAAGACTTTGTCGACAGCGCCCTGCGCCTGGCCGACCAACCAACTCTGCTTAATCGCATTCGCGCCCAGGCTCGCCTGGATGCCCTCGAACTGGACTGGAACTCGCAGATCGAGCAGTTCGAACAACTGGTTTTCAACCAACCTGCTGGGGTCGGATACCATGGCATTAACAAGCAAAGCATCTCGATTCTTTAA